One Cellulosimicrobium protaetiae genomic region harbors:
- a CDS encoding ABC transporter ATP-binding protein has translation MSGEQDAPRTPAPSGPDATAPGTDAPAAKNDVASTRLAGRPRGGGGGPMGGMGMPGEKALDFKGSLRRFAASLRPERVPIVAVVILGVVSVALAVAGPKLLGNATNIIFAGVVGSQLPAGVTQAQAVDALRAQGQDQIADLVSGVPGLVPGEGIDFTALATVLAWVLAVYVGSFLFGWLQGRITAIVVQRTVYRLRGEVQAKLGRLPLSYFDRNARGEILSRVTNDIDNISQTLTQTLSQLVTSVLTVVGVLGVMFWISPLLAVVALVTVPLSVIITAQIAKRSQPQFIQQWAATGRLNAHIEEMYTGHTLVKVYGHQQAAIDDFERENGALYDASFKAQFISGTIQPAMGFVANLNYVIVAVVGGLRVASGTMTLGDVQAFIQYSRQFTQPITQIASMMNLLQSGVASAERVYDLLDAEEQTPDPSPAQTVAPVRGRVAFDDVSFSYSPDTPLIEHLDLVVEPGQTIAIVGPTGAGKTTLVNLLMRFYDVDSGRITLDGVDTRDMTRDDLRSDIGMVLQDTWLFQGTIEENLRYGVRDGREVGEEEFLAATRATHVDPFVRTLPDGYATVIDDEGSSVSAGEKQLLTIARAFLADPAILVLDEATSSVDTRTEVLVQQAMNALREGRTSFVIAHRLSTIRDADTILVMEHGTIVEQGSHDDLLAAGGAYARLYESQFVAPVGAEAEDAVDAAAAPAGRPAGD, from the coding sequence ATGAGCGGCGAGCAGGACGCCCCGCGCACGCCCGCGCCGTCGGGCCCGGACGCGACCGCACCGGGCACCGACGCGCCCGCCGCGAAGAACGACGTCGCGTCGACACGCCTGGCCGGACGGCCGCGCGGCGGTGGCGGCGGCCCCATGGGCGGCATGGGGATGCCCGGGGAGAAGGCGCTCGACTTCAAAGGCTCGCTGCGCCGGTTCGCGGCGTCGCTGCGGCCCGAGCGCGTGCCGATCGTCGCCGTCGTGATCCTCGGCGTGGTGTCGGTCGCGCTCGCGGTCGCCGGCCCCAAGCTCCTCGGCAACGCGACGAACATCATCTTTGCCGGCGTCGTCGGCTCCCAGCTCCCCGCGGGCGTGACGCAGGCCCAGGCCGTCGACGCGCTGCGCGCCCAGGGACAGGACCAGATCGCGGACCTCGTCTCCGGCGTTCCCGGCCTCGTCCCCGGCGAGGGCATCGACTTCACGGCCCTCGCGACCGTGCTGGCGTGGGTGCTTGCCGTCTACGTCGGCTCGTTCCTGTTCGGGTGGCTCCAGGGGCGCATCACGGCGATCGTCGTGCAGCGCACCGTCTACCGCCTGCGCGGCGAGGTGCAGGCCAAGCTCGGGCGCCTCCCGCTGTCGTACTTCGACCGCAACGCGCGCGGCGAGATCCTCTCGCGCGTGACGAACGACATCGACAACATCTCCCAGACGCTCACGCAGACGCTGTCGCAGCTCGTGACGTCGGTGCTCACCGTGGTCGGCGTGCTCGGCGTGATGTTCTGGATCTCGCCGCTGCTCGCGGTCGTCGCGCTCGTGACGGTGCCCCTGTCCGTGATCATCACGGCGCAGATCGCGAAGCGCTCGCAGCCGCAGTTCATCCAGCAGTGGGCCGCCACGGGGCGTCTCAACGCCCACATCGAGGAGATGTACACCGGCCACACGCTGGTCAAGGTCTACGGTCACCAGCAGGCCGCGATCGACGACTTCGAGCGCGAGAACGGCGCCCTGTACGACGCGAGCTTCAAGGCGCAGTTCATCTCCGGCACCATCCAGCCGGCGATGGGGTTCGTGGCGAACCTCAACTACGTGATCGTCGCCGTGGTCGGCGGCCTGCGGGTCGCGTCGGGCACCATGACGCTCGGCGACGTGCAGGCGTTCATCCAGTACTCGCGCCAGTTCACGCAGCCCATCACGCAGATCGCGTCGATGATGAACCTGCTCCAGTCGGGCGTCGCGTCGGCCGAGCGGGTCTACGACCTGCTCGACGCCGAGGAGCAGACGCCGGACCCGTCGCCCGCGCAGACGGTCGCCCCGGTGCGCGGCCGCGTCGCGTTCGACGACGTGTCGTTCTCCTACAGCCCCGACACGCCGCTCATCGAGCACCTCGACCTCGTCGTGGAGCCTGGCCAGACGATCGCGATCGTCGGGCCTACGGGCGCGGGCAAGACCACGCTCGTCAACTTGCTCATGCGGTTCTACGACGTGGACTCGGGCCGGATCACGCTCGACGGCGTGGACACGCGCGACATGACGCGCGACGACCTGCGCTCCGACATCGGGATGGTCCTCCAGGACACGTGGCTCTTCCAGGGCACGATCGAGGAGAACCTGCGCTACGGCGTCCGCGACGGGCGCGAGGTGGGCGAGGAGGAGTTCCTCGCGGCGACGCGCGCGACGCACGTCGACCCGTTCGTGCGCACGCTGCCCGACGGCTACGCGACGGTGATCGACGACGAGGGGTCGAGCGTGAGCGCGGGGGAGAAGCAGCTCCTCACGATCGCGCGCGCGTTCCTCGCCGACCCGGCGATCCTCGTGCTCGACGAGGCGACGAGCTCGGTCGACACGCGCACGGAGGTGCTCGTGCAGCAGGCGATGAACGCGCTGCGCGAGGGCCGCACGTCGTTCGTGATCGCGCACCGCCTGTCGACGATCCGCGACGCCGACACGATCCTCGTCATGGAGCACGGCACGATCGTCGAGCAGGGCTCGCACGACGACCTGCTCGCGGCGGGCGGCGCGTACGCGCGCCTGTACGAGAGCCAGTTCGTGGCGCCAGTCGGGGCCGAGGCGGAGGACGCGGTGGACGCCGCCGCGGCCCCCGCGGGGCGGCCGGCGGGCGACTGA
- a CDS encoding metal-sensitive transcriptional regulator has translation MELDRTDMDKVVNRLKRAQGQLAAVVRMIDEGRDCEDVVTQLSAVSRALDRAGFAIIASGMRQCLTEPSEDGADPTLDVAKLEKLFLSLA, from the coding sequence GTGGAGCTCGACCGCACCGACATGGACAAGGTCGTCAACCGGCTCAAGCGCGCCCAGGGCCAGCTCGCGGCCGTCGTGCGCATGATCGACGAGGGGCGGGACTGCGAGGACGTCGTCACTCAGCTCTCGGCCGTGTCGCGCGCGCTCGACCGCGCGGGCTTCGCGATCATCGCGTCCGGTATGCGCCAGTGCCTCACCGAGCCGTCCGAGGACGGCGCGGACCCGACCCTCGACGTGGCGAAGCTCGAGAAGCTGTTCCTCTCGCTCGCCTGA
- a CDS encoding rhodanese-like domain-containing protein, translating to MIDRLRRLFSRSADDGGVRPTVDAATAVQLVRDGATLLDVRERDEWRAGHAPQAVHVPLADVPTAGPRRLKDGATVVVVCASGMRSRTAARQLRSLGYAATSLSGGIGAWQAAGGTVRR from the coding sequence ATGATCGACCGCCTCCGCCGCCTGTTCTCCCGCTCCGCCGACGACGGCGGCGTCCGCCCCACGGTCGACGCCGCGACGGCCGTGCAGCTCGTCCGGGACGGCGCGACGCTCCTCGACGTGCGCGAGCGCGACGAGTGGCGCGCCGGGCACGCACCCCAGGCCGTGCACGTGCCGCTCGCCGACGTCCCGACCGCCGGGCCGCGGCGCCTCAAGGACGGCGCGACCGTCGTCGTCGTGTGCGCGTCCGGGATGCGCTCGCGCACCGCGGCCCGCCAGCTCCGCTCCCTCGGCTACGCCGCGACGAGCCTGTCCGGCGGGATCGGCGCGTGGCAGGCCGCAGGCGGCACCGTGCGACGCTGA
- a CDS encoding FAD-dependent oxidoreductase encodes MILSPSGPTTHPSDSDGARRIVVVGGVAGGMSAAARARRLDEHASIVVLEQSDHVSFAGCGLPYQVSGEIAERDALLLHTPASLRASLDLDVRTRHRVTAIDRTARTVTVAADGGTYELAYDALLLAPGATTVLPPVEGLDHPAVHTLRTIADLDALAERLAGLEAEVVAGRTAPVRVVVVGAGFIGLEAVEALVARGLVVDVVERAHQVLPPLEPDLAPLLADELRDHGVGLHLGTSATSVVARRAGADHAVALELADGTVLDADVVLVSVGVRPASDLAAAAGLALGERGAIRVDADQRTSDPHVWAVGDAVEVVHAVTGATGPVPLAGPANRQGRRAADAMLGRRTTPQAPVLGTAIVRVFGLTAAVTGPSHTTLAAAGIAHEQVRVHAAHHAGWFPGAEPVHVTASFAPDGRLLGAQAVGRAGVDKRIDVLATALRAGFTADDLAELELAYAPPYGAAKDVVNMLGFVAQNVLDGTMPQWNAADLDEVAARSLVLDVRSRAEHAGGHLDGALNVPHTELRERLDEVRAAAAGRPVAVHCASGVRSYLATRILLAAGLDARNISGGWLTLTTTPRAANALEGVPA; translated from the coding sequence ATGATCCTCTCGCCCTCCGGCCCGACGACCCACCCGTCCGACTCCGACGGGGCGCGTCGCATCGTCGTCGTCGGCGGCGTCGCGGGCGGCATGAGCGCCGCCGCGCGCGCCCGCCGCCTCGACGAGCACGCGTCGATCGTCGTGCTCGAGCAGTCCGACCACGTCTCGTTCGCGGGCTGCGGCCTGCCGTACCAGGTGTCGGGCGAGATCGCCGAGCGCGACGCCCTCCTGCTGCACACCCCGGCGTCGCTCCGCGCGAGCCTCGACCTCGACGTCCGGACCCGGCACCGCGTCACCGCGATCGACCGCACCGCGCGCACGGTCACCGTCGCGGCCGACGGCGGGACCTACGAGCTCGCCTACGACGCGCTCCTCCTGGCGCCGGGCGCGACGACCGTGCTCCCGCCGGTCGAGGGCCTCGACCACCCGGCGGTGCACACGCTGCGGACGATCGCGGACCTCGACGCGCTCGCCGAGCGGCTCGCCGGCCTCGAGGCCGAGGTCGTGGCAGGGCGCACCGCCCCGGTGCGGGTCGTCGTCGTGGGCGCGGGGTTCATCGGCCTGGAGGCGGTGGAGGCGCTCGTCGCGCGCGGGCTCGTGGTCGACGTCGTCGAGCGCGCCCACCAGGTCCTCCCGCCGCTCGAGCCCGACCTCGCGCCGCTGCTCGCGGACGAGCTGCGCGACCACGGCGTCGGGCTCCACCTCGGGACGTCCGCGACCTCCGTCGTGGCCCGGCGCGCCGGCGCGGACCACGCCGTCGCGCTCGAGCTCGCCGACGGCACGGTGCTCGACGCGGACGTCGTGCTCGTGAGCGTCGGGGTGCGGCCCGCGAGCGACCTCGCCGCGGCCGCGGGGCTCGCGCTCGGCGAGCGCGGCGCGATCCGCGTCGACGCCGACCAGCGCACGTCCGACCCGCACGTGTGGGCCGTCGGCGACGCCGTCGAGGTCGTGCACGCCGTGACGGGGGCGACCGGCCCGGTTCCGCTCGCCGGGCCGGCCAACCGCCAGGGCCGGCGTGCCGCCGACGCGATGCTGGGCCGTCGGACGACGCCGCAGGCGCCCGTGCTCGGCACCGCGATCGTGCGCGTGTTCGGTCTGACCGCCGCCGTGACCGGGCCGAGCCACACGACGCTCGCCGCTGCCGGGATCGCGCACGAGCAGGTCCGCGTGCACGCGGCGCACCACGCGGGCTGGTTCCCCGGGGCCGAGCCCGTGCACGTGACGGCGAGCTTCGCGCCCGACGGCCGCCTGCTCGGCGCGCAGGCCGTCGGCCGCGCCGGGGTGGACAAGCGCATCGACGTCCTGGCGACCGCGCTGCGCGCCGGGTTCACCGCGGACGACCTCGCCGAGCTCGAGCTCGCGTACGCGCCGCCGTACGGCGCGGCCAAGGACGTCGTGAACATGCTCGGGTTCGTCGCGCAGAACGTGCTCGACGGCACCATGCCGCAGTGGAACGCGGCCGACCTCGACGAGGTCGCCGCGAGGTCGCTCGTGCTCGACGTCCGGTCGCGCGCCGAGCACGCGGGTGGCCACCTCGACGGCGCCCTCAACGTCCCGCACACCGAGCTGCGCGAGCGGCTCGACGAGGTGCGCGCCGCGGCAGCGGGCCGGCCCGTCGCCGTGCACTGCGCGAGCGGCGTGCGCTCCTACCTCGCTACCCGCATCCTGCTCGCCGCCGGGCTCGACGCACGCAACATCTCCGGCGGCTGGCTCACCCTGACCACGACGCCGCGCGCCGCGAACGCCCTCGAAGGAGTCCCCGCATGA
- a CDS encoding cation-translocating P-type ATPase — protein MGSAPDAAPTPATTVSPTAERPLDAPWSRPPEEVLAELGTDAGGLSNADAAARLAEVGPNRLPPPERDPLWKRILVHFDDILIYILLVSAVLKAILGDWVDFTVILAVAVINAAIGFIQEGRAESALEGIRNMLSVNAEVRRDGAWARVDADDVVPGDVVRVRSGDRVPADVRLIQATNLRVEESALTGESVAAAKKVDAVGADAGVGDRSSMLFSSTLVAAGQGVGVVTATGTATEIGRIQTMISEVRSLATPLTRQLDRFGKLLAVLILGMAVVMVIIGRVVHDFSVPELISASIGFAVAAVPEGLPALVTITLALGVQQMARRRAITRKLPAVETLGSVTTICSDKTGTLTKNEMTARTVRTGGRTFEVAGAGYAPVGDVTVPDDASRPGATGAPGEVDGSGDAPASGTRHADLADDRDLAALATVMMLCNDARIVPDESDADGWRLVGEPTEGALRTLGMKSGVDPTGWRRVAVVPFESENKFMATLDADPDGGLHVHVKGAPDRVLDRCTTQVGEDGGTGPLDRAFWETQIDALGGRGLRVLAAARRTAADGTDDLDVDDVADGLELCGLVGIVDPPRPEAIDAIAECRDAGIRVKMITGDHAGTALAIGREMGIVDPDDGTGENAAPAVLTGPELEEMSTERLRQVVRDVDVYARTSPEHKIRIVSALQSHGEVVAMTGDGVNDAPALTQADVGVAMGIKGTEATKEAAEVVLADDNFATIERAVKEGRRIYDNIRKSVLFLLPTNGAQSLVILVAVLFGLTLPLQPVQVLWINMITAVTLSLALAYERAEPDVMRRAPRDPKASILDGAYVRRVLLVSLIIGGATILLFYVERAQGVPLAEAQTTAVTMLALGQLAYLFNCRFLDRSSLTLDVLRGNRVVWVSAVTLLALQAVFVYAPFMHTWFDSAPIALSEWGKTLGLAVVVFLLVEVIKWVGRRWTARDHVPTLVERHPSPAVGRRDDQG, from the coding sequence ATGGGATCCGCGCCGGACGCTGCACCGACCCCCGCCACGACCGTCTCTCCCACGGCCGAGCGACCGCTCGACGCGCCGTGGTCGCGCCCTCCCGAGGAGGTCCTCGCCGAGCTGGGCACGGACGCGGGTGGCCTCTCGAACGCCGACGCCGCGGCGCGGCTCGCGGAGGTGGGCCCCAACCGGCTGCCCCCGCCGGAGCGCGACCCGCTGTGGAAGCGGATCCTCGTCCACTTCGACGACATCCTCATCTACATCCTGCTCGTCTCCGCGGTGCTCAAGGCGATCCTGGGCGACTGGGTCGACTTCACGGTGATCCTCGCGGTCGCGGTCATCAACGCGGCCATCGGCTTCATCCAGGAGGGTCGCGCGGAGAGCGCGCTGGAGGGCATCCGCAACATGCTCTCGGTCAACGCGGAGGTCCGGCGCGACGGCGCGTGGGCGCGCGTGGACGCCGACGACGTCGTACCGGGCGACGTCGTGCGGGTGCGCTCGGGCGACCGCGTCCCCGCGGACGTGCGACTGATCCAGGCGACGAACCTGCGCGTCGAGGAGTCGGCGCTCACGGGCGAGTCCGTCGCGGCGGCCAAGAAGGTCGACGCGGTCGGGGCGGACGCGGGCGTGGGCGACCGGTCGAGCATGCTCTTCTCGAGCACGCTCGTGGCGGCGGGCCAGGGCGTCGGGGTCGTCACCGCGACGGGGACGGCGACGGAGATCGGCCGGATCCAGACGATGATCTCGGAGGTCCGCAGCCTCGCGACGCCGCTCACGCGTCAGCTCGACCGCTTCGGCAAGCTGCTCGCGGTGCTCATCCTCGGCATGGCCGTCGTCATGGTGATCATCGGCCGCGTCGTGCACGACTTCTCCGTGCCCGAGCTGATCTCGGCGTCGATCGGCTTCGCGGTCGCCGCGGTGCCGGAGGGCCTGCCCGCGCTCGTGACGATCACGCTGGCGCTCGGCGTGCAGCAGATGGCCCGCCGCCGCGCGATCACGCGCAAGCTGCCCGCGGTCGAGACCCTCGGGTCCGTCACGACGATCTGCTCGGACAAGACGGGCACGCTCACCAAGAACGAGATGACCGCGCGTACGGTCCGCACGGGCGGACGGACGTTCGAGGTCGCGGGCGCGGGGTACGCGCCCGTGGGGGACGTGACCGTGCCCGACGACGCGTCTCGCCCCGGGGCGACCGGCGCACCGGGCGAGGTGGACGGCTCGGGCGACGCACCGGCGTCGGGCACGAGGCATGCGGACCTCGCCGACGACCGCGACCTCGCGGCCCTCGCGACCGTCATGATGCTCTGCAACGACGCGCGGATCGTCCCGGACGAGTCGGACGCCGACGGGTGGCGGCTCGTGGGAGAGCCGACCGAGGGCGCGCTGCGCACGCTCGGCATGAAGTCCGGCGTCGACCCGACGGGGTGGCGGCGCGTCGCCGTCGTGCCGTTCGAGTCCGAGAACAAGTTCATGGCGACGCTCGACGCCGACCCCGACGGCGGTCTGCACGTGCACGTCAAGGGCGCCCCGGACCGCGTGCTCGACCGCTGCACGACCCAGGTGGGCGAGGACGGTGGCACCGGGCCGCTCGACCGCGCGTTCTGGGAGACGCAGATCGACGCGCTCGGCGGGCGTGGGCTGCGCGTGCTCGCCGCCGCGCGGCGGACTGCAGCCGACGGCACCGACGACCTCGACGTGGACGACGTCGCGGACGGGCTCGAGCTGTGCGGGCTCGTCGGGATCGTCGACCCGCCGCGGCCGGAGGCGATCGACGCCATCGCCGAGTGCCGCGACGCCGGCATCCGCGTGAAGATGATCACCGGCGACCACGCGGGCACCGCGCTCGCGATCGGCCGCGAGATGGGCATCGTCGACCCCGACGACGGCACCGGGGAGAACGCCGCACCGGCCGTCCTCACGGGGCCGGAGCTCGAGGAGATGAGCACGGAGCGGCTGCGCCAGGTGGTGCGCGACGTCGACGTGTACGCGCGCACGAGCCCCGAGCACAAGATCCGCATCGTGTCCGCGCTCCAGTCGCACGGCGAGGTCGTCGCCATGACGGGCGACGGCGTCAACGACGCCCCCGCGCTCACCCAGGCGGACGTCGGCGTCGCGATGGGCATCAAGGGCACGGAGGCGACCAAGGAGGCCGCGGAGGTCGTGCTCGCGGACGACAACTTCGCGACCATCGAGCGGGCCGTGAAGGAGGGGCGGCGGATCTACGACAACATCCGCAAGTCCGTCCTCTTCCTCCTGCCGACCAACGGCGCGCAGTCGCTCGTCATCCTCGTCGCGGTCCTGTTCGGCCTCACGCTGCCGCTCCAGCCGGTCCAGGTCCTGTGGATCAACATGATCACCGCCGTCACGCTCTCCCTCGCGCTCGCGTACGAGAGGGCGGAGCCCGACGTCATGCGCCGCGCCCCGCGCGACCCGAAGGCGTCGATCCTCGACGGCGCGTACGTGCGGCGCGTCCTGCTCGTCTCGCTGATCATCGGCGGCGCGACGATCCTGCTGTTCTACGTCGAGCGGGCGCAGGGCGTCCCGCTCGCCGAGGCGCAGACGACCGCCGTGACGATGCTCGCGCTCGGCCAGCTCGCGTACCTGTTCAACTGCCGCTTCCTCGACCGGTCGAGCCTCACGCTCGACGTGCTGCGGGGGAACCGCGTCGTCTGGGTCTCGGCGGTCACGCTCCTCGCGCTCCAGGCCGTGTTCGTCTACGCGCCGTTCATGCACACCTGGTTCGACTCGGCACCCATCGCGCTGTCGGAGTGGGGCAAGACCCTCGGCCTCGCGGTCGTCGTGTTCCTGCTCGTCGAGGTGATCAAGTGGGTCGGCCGGCGCTGGACCGCGCGCGACCACGTGCCGACGCTCGTCGAGCGCCACCCGAGCCCCGCCGTCGGCCGCCGCGACGACCAGGGGTGA
- a CDS encoding type II toxin-antitoxin system VapC family toxin gives MRYLLDTNVVSELVRPRVDQQVVAWLRGLRTHQIHLSVLTIGEIRTGVQRLVSRDAARAATLETWVHGLEETYGDRILPVTLEIAQRWPAVHAARPLPVVDALLAATALAHGLTVATRNTKDFVDSGVPVVNPFSSP, from the coding sequence GTGAGGTACCTGCTCGACACGAACGTCGTCTCCGAGCTCGTACGACCCCGCGTGGACCAGCAGGTCGTCGCCTGGCTCCGCGGGCTCCGGACCCATCAGATCCACCTCTCGGTGCTGACCATCGGCGAGATCCGCACAGGTGTCCAGCGCCTCGTGTCCCGCGATGCCGCACGGGCAGCCACACTCGAGACGTGGGTCCATGGTCTCGAGGAGACGTACGGGGACCGCATCCTCCCCGTGACGCTCGAGATCGCGCAGCGATGGCCTGCCGTGCACGCGGCGCGCCCGCTGCCCGTCGTCGATGCACTGCTCGCGGCGACCGCGCTCGCCCACGGGCTCACGGTGGCGACGCGGAACACCAAGGACTTCGTCGACAGCGGCGTTCCCGTCGTGAACCCGTTCTCCTCGCCCTGA
- a CDS encoding type II toxin-antitoxin system Phd/YefM family antitoxin, producing MSWQVQDAKQRLSEVLREAENGPQVITRHGKEIAVVVGIDLYHELAGIRVELADYLLQAPTTDGLEIVRDRTPMRELDLGIDA from the coding sequence ATGAGCTGGCAGGTGCAGGACGCGAAGCAACGCCTCAGCGAGGTCTTGAGAGAAGCCGAGAACGGTCCGCAGGTCATCACCCGGCACGGCAAGGAGATCGCGGTCGTCGTCGGCATCGACCTCTACCACGAGCTTGCGGGGATCCGCGTGGAGCTCGCCGACTACCTCCTCCAGGCGCCCACGACAGACGGCCTCGAGATCGTCCGCGACCGGACTCCGATGCGTGAGCTCGATCTCGGGATCGACGCGTGA
- a CDS encoding TrmH family RNA methyltransferase → MSDTSTRLDLRVVHVTDPADDRLADYNRLTDVALRSKHEPEKGLYIAESSTVIRRALAAGHRPRSFLMAERWLDDLAEDIATLPVDDAPGGTGEQVPVYVGAPDVLEAITGFHLHRGALAAMHRPPLDPVHDLLAAARGGTGARRVAVLEDIVDHTNVGAIFRSAAALGVDAVLVSPRCSDPLYRRSVRVSMGTVFQVPWTRFETWPGGLDVLRDEGFVVAALALADDAVSLDAVVADPPERLALVLGTEGDGLSRGAIEAADRVVTIPMAGGVDSLNVAAASAVAFWATRVP, encoded by the coding sequence GTGAGCGACACCAGCACCCGGCTCGACCTGCGGGTCGTGCACGTCACCGACCCCGCCGACGACCGCCTCGCGGACTACAACCGCCTGACCGACGTCGCGCTGCGGTCCAAGCACGAGCCGGAGAAGGGCCTCTACATCGCCGAGAGCTCGACCGTCATCCGCCGCGCGCTCGCCGCGGGGCACCGGCCGCGGTCGTTCCTCATGGCCGAGCGCTGGCTCGACGACCTCGCCGAGGACATCGCCACCCTGCCGGTCGACGACGCCCCCGGCGGGACCGGCGAGCAGGTCCCGGTCTACGTCGGCGCGCCCGACGTGCTCGAGGCGATCACCGGGTTCCACCTGCACCGCGGCGCGCTCGCGGCGATGCACCGCCCGCCGCTGGATCCCGTCCACGACCTGCTCGCGGCGGCCCGCGGCGGTACGGGGGCACGCCGCGTCGCGGTCCTGGAGGACATCGTGGACCACACGAACGTCGGCGCGATCTTCCGGTCGGCCGCCGCGCTCGGGGTGGACGCCGTGCTCGTCTCGCCGCGCTGCTCCGACCCGCTGTACCGGCGCTCGGTGCGGGTGAGCATGGGCACGGTGTTCCAGGTGCCCTGGACGCGGTTCGAGACCTGGCCGGGCGGGCTGGACGTGCTGCGCGACGAGGGCTTCGTCGTCGCCGCGCTCGCGCTCGCCGACGACGCGGTGAGCCTCGACGCCGTCGTCGCCGACCCGCCCGAGCGGCTCGCGCTCGTGCTCGGCACCGAGGGTGACGGGCTCTCGCGCGGTGCGATCGAGGCGGCGGACCGAGTCGTGACGATCCCCATGGCCGGAGGAGTGGACTCGCTCAACGTCGCCGCGGCGTCGGCGGTGGCGTTCTGGGCGACGCGCGTGCCCTGA